In a single window of the Pseudogemmatithrix spongiicola genome:
- a CDS encoding M20/M25/M40 family metallo-hydrolase → MFARALMLVALAAPLLSAQTPAGQARPPMGSRNPMADPINVEAVPAYIRRTPPSDATIQRIWDEGMNRSQAMSLAQQFLDPIGQRLTGSPESERAQDWLVKTYQGWGVTARKERYGTWLGWKRGVTHVDLISPRIRSLEAHALAYSPGMRRPAEGEVIAWPEGISTPAEFDAWLPNVRGKFFLRSVPRLSCRSPGQWAEFGTPEERARVDSMQNQMQLAWNQLNVAMSGGRSIWEKLKAAGALGVFESQWSNYPGIQKIFGSPLQSVPSFAIGCEDYGLLFRMARAGQGPRVRAFTDSELLGERPVFNVVAEIRGSEKPEEYVLLSAHFDSHSSASGATDNGTGTVTMLEALRILRQVYPNPKRTILVGHWNGEEQGLNGSRAFSEDHPEVVNGLQALWNQDNGTGRVVNLSAGPFPGAAGRIEQYLGQLPSEITQWIRFQPTGGQATGGTDHASFVCHKAPAFNLGALPWDYSFTTWHTDRDTYDKIVEYDLKNNATLVAMLAYLASEDPQRMPRDVMDPLPGGPNGQPRAWQACNPARRSSEGATR, encoded by the coding sequence GTGTTCGCTCGTGCACTCATGCTCGTGGCGCTTGCCGCGCCGCTGCTGTCGGCCCAAACGCCGGCGGGACAGGCCCGGCCGCCGATGGGCAGCCGCAATCCGATGGCCGACCCGATCAACGTCGAGGCCGTGCCTGCCTACATCCGTCGCACGCCGCCGAGCGATGCGACCATCCAGCGCATCTGGGACGAAGGCATGAACCGCTCGCAAGCGATGTCGCTGGCGCAGCAGTTCCTCGATCCGATCGGGCAGCGACTCACGGGCTCGCCGGAGAGCGAGCGCGCGCAGGACTGGCTGGTGAAGACGTATCAGGGCTGGGGCGTGACGGCGCGCAAGGAGCGCTACGGCACTTGGCTCGGATGGAAGCGCGGTGTGACGCACGTGGACTTGATCTCGCCGCGTATCCGTTCGCTGGAGGCGCACGCGCTGGCGTACAGCCCGGGCATGCGTCGGCCGGCGGAGGGCGAGGTGATCGCGTGGCCGGAAGGCATCTCGACGCCGGCGGAGTTCGATGCGTGGCTTCCGAACGTGCGCGGCAAGTTCTTCCTGCGCAGCGTTCCGCGCCTCAGCTGCCGCTCGCCGGGCCAGTGGGCCGAGTTCGGCACGCCCGAGGAACGCGCCCGCGTCGACTCGATGCAGAACCAGATGCAGCTCGCTTGGAATCAGCTGAACGTCGCGATGAGCGGCGGACGCAGCATCTGGGAGAAGCTCAAGGCGGCAGGCGCGCTCGGCGTGTTCGAGTCGCAGTGGTCGAACTACCCCGGCATCCAGAAGATCTTCGGCTCGCCGCTGCAGAGCGTCCCGTCGTTCGCGATCGGCTGCGAGGATTACGGCCTGCTCTTCCGCATGGCACGCGCCGGTCAGGGCCCGCGCGTGCGCGCCTTCACCGACAGTGAGTTGCTCGGAGAGCGTCCGGTGTTCAACGTCGTCGCAGAGATCCGCGGCAGCGAGAAGCCCGAGGAGTACGTGCTGCTGTCGGCCCACTTCGACTCGCACTCGTCGGCCTCCGGCGCCACGGACAACGGCACGGGCACCGTGACGATGCTCGAAGCGCTGCGCATCCTGCGCCAGGTGTATCCGAATCCCAAGCGGACGATCCTCGTCGGCCACTGGAATGGCGAAGAGCAGGGCCTCAACGGCTCGCGCGCGTTCAGCGAGGATCATCCGGAGGTCGTGAACGGCCTGCAGGCGCTGTGGAACCAGGACAACGGCACCGGCCGCGTCGTGAACCTGAGCGCCGGTCCCTTCCCGGGCGCCGCGGGCCGCATCGAGCAGTACCTCGGCCAGCTCCCGAGCGAGATCACCCAGTGGATTCGCTTCCAGCCCACGGGCGGCCAGGCGACGGGCGGTACGGACCACGCCAGCTTCGTGTGCCACAAGGCGCCGGCGTTCAACCTCGGCGCGTTGCCGTGGGACTATTCGTTCACGACGTGGCATACCGACCGCGACACGTACGACAAGATCGTGGAGTACGATCTCAAGAACAACGCGACGCTTGTCGCGATGTTGGCGTACCTCGCGAGCGAGGATCCGCAGCGCATGCCGCGGGATGTGATGGATCCGCTGCCGGGTGGGCCGAACGGGCAGCCGCGTGCGTGGCAGGCGTGCAATCCGGCGCGGCGGTCGTCGGAGGGTGCGACGCGGTAA
- a CDS encoding IS481 family transposase — MNTHKNARLTPYARREACRRVWAGTPVAQVARAFGVSRQTIYKWLRRRAEVETRSSRPHHSPTRLKRRYRRQILKRRRQRWSSRRIAQHTGLPLSSVGRELRRLGLGRLPRVEPPRRLVRYERARPGELVHLDVKKLGRIGVVGHRIHGDRTRRTRGRGWEFVHVAIDDHTRIAYVEVLPDETAPTAAAFLARAVAWYAALGIVVERILTDNGSCYRALPFAEQALTLGVGQRFTRPYRPQTNGKAERFIRTLLAEWAYERPYGRSGWRTRALPHYLSFYNTERRHSALGDRTPAQRLALYLSTTC, encoded by the coding sequence GTGAACACCCACAAGAATGCACGACTCACCCCGTACGCGCGACGGGAGGCCTGCCGCCGCGTGTGGGCCGGTACGCCCGTCGCCCAGGTCGCCCGCGCCTTCGGTGTGTCGCGGCAGACCATCTACAAGTGGCTGCGCCGCCGCGCGGAGGTCGAGACGCGCTCGTCGCGGCCGCATCACTCGCCGACGCGCCTGAAGCGCCGCTACCGCCGGCAGATCCTCAAGCGGCGGCGGCAGCGGTGGTCGAGCCGCCGCATCGCGCAGCACACGGGCCTGCCACTCTCGAGCGTCGGCCGCGAGCTGCGCCGCCTGGGGCTCGGGCGCCTGCCGCGTGTCGAGCCCCCGCGGCGCCTCGTGCGCTACGAACGGGCGCGGCCCGGCGAGCTCGTGCACCTCGACGTCAAGAAGCTCGGGCGCATCGGCGTCGTCGGGCACCGCATCCACGGGGACCGCACCCGCCGCACGCGCGGACGCGGCTGGGAGTTCGTGCACGTCGCCATCGACGACCACACGCGCATCGCGTACGTCGAGGTCTTGCCTGACGAGACGGCACCGACCGCGGCGGCCTTCCTCGCGCGCGCGGTCGCCTGGTACGCGGCGCTCGGCATCGTCGTCGAGCGCATCCTCACCGACAACGGCAGCTGCTACCGCGCGCTCCCCTTCGCGGAGCAGGCGCTCACGCTCGGCGTCGGCCAGCGCTTCACGCGCCCGTATCGGCCGCAGACGAACGGCAAGGCGGAGCGCTTCATCCGCACGCTGCTCGCGGAGTGGGCCTATGAACGCCCGTACGGCCGCTCCGGCTGGCGGACCCGCGCGCTCCCGCACTATCTCTCCTTCTACAACACCGAGCGCCGCCACAGCGCGCTCGGCGATCGCACCCCGGCCCAGCGACTCGCCCTCTACCTGTCAACAACGTGCTAG
- a CDS encoding DUF1304 domain-containing protein, translated as MLAIARLSALLVALLHVYILVLEMFWWETPRGRRAFGTTPEFAAQTRVLAANQGFYNGILAAGLLWGLWLGAAGESVVVFFLVAVIAAGIFGAATANRRILFIQALPAAIALALTLLS; from the coding sequence ATGCTCGCGATAGCGCGCCTCTCGGCCCTGCTGGTGGCCCTACTCCACGTCTACATCCTCGTCCTTGAGATGTTCTGGTGGGAGACCCCGCGCGGACGCCGCGCGTTCGGCACGACACCGGAGTTCGCGGCGCAGACCCGCGTGCTCGCCGCCAACCAAGGGTTCTACAACGGCATCCTGGCCGCAGGCCTCCTCTGGGGCCTGTGGCTCGGCGCCGCGGGTGAATCCGTCGTCGTGTTCTTCCTGGTCGCGGTAATCGCCGCCGGCATCTTCGGCGCCGCGACAGCCAATCGACGCATCCTGTTCATCCAGGCGCTCCCCGCCGCCATCGCCCTCGCCCTCACGCTGCTCTCATGA
- a CDS encoding M20 family peptidase: protein MKRILIAIVVLGLALFGVLAANALRVPAPAAASGASDAIAIDVAAAAERLAVAVRFPTVSVQSGAPIDTAEFRALYAHFERAYPAAHAAMRRETIGELSLLYTWPGSDSTAAPVVLMGHVDVVPVTDENRAEWLHGPFDGTIADGFVWGRGTLDDKVTVVSILEAVEQMAAAGLRPARTVYLAFGHDEEVGGLHGARRIVDTLVARGVRPALVLDEGGFMTSGAIPGVEGVAAIVGIAEKGYLSLTLTSRASGGHSSMPPTRTAVGALSAAIDRLMANPFPASLDGPTAQMMTAMAPYVPFGQRLVLANLWLTEPLVIRSLQGTPLGGALTRTTTAPTMLNAGVKDNVLPPEATAVVNFRIRPGETRETVIARVREIVNDTMIAIAPRDSATADPSAVSRTDVPAYQLIERTIRAMVPDRSVPVLPYLVMGGTDAKFWSAHSDRVYRFLAVPLGESDVARVHGVNERIGIEAFGTAIGFYARLLRNLDGL, encoded by the coding sequence ATGAAGCGCATCCTCATCGCCATCGTCGTGCTCGGTCTCGCGCTGTTCGGTGTGCTCGCGGCCAATGCCCTGCGTGTCCCGGCGCCCGCTGCCGCGTCGGGGGCGTCCGACGCCATCGCCATTGACGTCGCGGCAGCCGCCGAGCGCTTGGCTGTCGCGGTGCGCTTCCCCACCGTGAGCGTGCAAAGCGGCGCGCCGATCGACACCGCAGAGTTCCGCGCGCTCTACGCGCACTTCGAGCGCGCGTATCCCGCGGCGCACGCCGCCATGCGCCGCGAGACGATCGGGGAGCTCTCCCTCCTCTACACCTGGCCCGGCAGCGACTCCACCGCAGCTCCCGTCGTGCTGATGGGCCACGTTGACGTCGTTCCAGTCACGGACGAGAATCGCGCCGAGTGGCTGCACGGCCCCTTCGACGGCACCATTGCAGACGGGTTCGTGTGGGGTCGCGGGACGCTCGACGACAAGGTCACAGTCGTGTCGATCCTTGAAGCGGTAGAGCAAATGGCGGCGGCTGGCCTGCGACCGGCGCGGACCGTGTATCTCGCCTTCGGCCACGACGAGGAAGTCGGTGGTCTCCACGGCGCACGGCGCATCGTCGATACGCTGGTCGCACGAGGCGTTCGTCCTGCGCTGGTGTTGGACGAGGGCGGGTTCATGACCTCCGGCGCGATTCCCGGCGTTGAAGGCGTGGCGGCAATCGTCGGCATCGCCGAGAAGGGCTATCTCTCGCTCACGCTGACGTCGCGGGCCAGCGGTGGACACTCGTCCATGCCGCCGACGCGCACGGCGGTCGGGGCGCTCAGCGCCGCCATCGATCGGCTGATGGCGAACCCGTTCCCCGCGTCGCTCGACGGCCCGACGGCGCAGATGATGACGGCGATGGCGCCGTACGTGCCGTTTGGCCAGCGCCTCGTGCTGGCCAACCTCTGGCTCACGGAGCCGTTGGTCATCCGGTCGTTGCAAGGCACGCCACTGGGCGGCGCCCTCACGCGTACGACAACGGCGCCGACGATGCTGAACGCCGGGGTCAAGGACAACGTGCTGCCACCTGAAGCGACGGCGGTGGTCAACTTCCGCATCCGACCCGGCGAGACCCGCGAGACCGTCATCGCGCGCGTGCGCGAGATCGTGAACGACACCATGATCGCCATCGCGCCGCGCGACTCCGCAACCGCCGATCCCTCAGCGGTCTCGCGCACCGACGTGCCGGCATACCAGCTGATCGAGCGCACCATTCGTGCAATGGTGCCGGATCGCAGCGTTCCGGTCCTGCCCTACCTCGTCATGGGCGGCACGGATGCCAAGTTCTGGAGTGCGCACTCCGACCGTGTCTACCGATTCCTTGCCGTGCCTCTCGGGGAGAGCGACGTCGCCCGCGTGCATGGCGTCAACGAGCGCATCGGCATCGAGGCGTTCGGGACGGCGATCGGCTTCTACGCACGGCTGCTCAGGAACCTCGACGGGCTCTAG